From one Streptomyces mobaraensis genomic stretch:
- a CDS encoding ATP-binding protein translates to MTPRGTRALGQPRTLRTPLNPRPYSHRAPHGGVPVVTCPPRPAPAPQPLPFTAPWEYELVFPHDPRGPGIARVTLRAVLAVHGLDELADRAELLTSELTTNSVRHAWGPATVRLTWDHPVLRVSVADTGPYVPTVPPDPAAVALDAIRGRGMLILDLIAHRWGGFPLGVPPFGTEGKIVWFELKLDAEAPPPGAVPALVA, encoded by the coding sequence ATGACACCGCGAGGTACCAGAGCCCTGGGCCAGCCCCGAACGCTCCGAACTCCACTCAATCCAAGGCCGTACAGTCATCGCGCTCCGCATGGAGGTGTCCCTGTGGTCACATGCCCCCCACGACCCGCTCCCGCCCCTCAACCTCTCCCCTTCACCGCACCCTGGGAGTACGAACTCGTCTTCCCGCACGACCCGCGCGGCCCCGGGATCGCGCGCGTCACCCTCCGTGCCGTGCTGGCCGTTCATGGGCTTGACGAACTGGCCGACAGGGCCGAACTGTTGACGTCCGAGCTCACGACGAATTCCGTCCGGCACGCGTGGGGGCCGGCGACCGTCCGGCTGACGTGGGATCACCCCGTGCTGAGGGTGAGCGTCGCGGACACCGGTCCGTACGTGCCGACCGTGCCGCCGGATCCGGCGGCCGTGGCGCTGGACGCGATCCGGGGCAGGGGGATGCTGATCCTCGACCTCATCGCCCACCGGTGGGGCGGATTCCCGCTCGGGGTGCCCCCGTTCGGGACAGAGGGGAAGATCGTCTGGTTTGAGCTGAAGCTGGACGCCGAGGCGCCGCCTCCGGGGGCCGTCCCGGCGCTGGTCGCCTGA
- a CDS encoding helix-turn-helix domain-containing protein translates to MTPRNAPAGRQKRLAVEMRRLREQAGISIQEAAAMLGADRTMISNIEAGRTGLSGDRVRQLACFYRCSDSRLIDALVAMAAGRRSGFWWHEYRGKLPEGHLEVSEIEHHAVRIRTAQTVHLPGLFQTEEHARAIFELGVPKLPRLQIELRVAHRMARQAVVTGPDPTPYTGIIHEAALRLEFGGREVARKQLEYLAQAADLEHVTLLVIPFSAGAFHGAGQSILYAEGPVPQLDTVHLDTAFGAHFVDAPALVTNYRTLLDLMESSALPPDASQSFIRSIAREL, encoded by the coding sequence ATGACTCCACGTAACGCTCCCGCGGGCCGCCAGAAGCGCCTGGCAGTCGAGATGCGTCGGCTGCGCGAGCAGGCGGGAATCTCCATCCAGGAGGCCGCTGCCATGCTCGGGGCGGACCGCACGATGATCTCCAACATCGAGGCCGGTCGTACCGGCCTGAGCGGCGACCGTGTACGTCAACTCGCCTGCTTCTACAGATGTTCCGACTCCCGGCTGATCGACGCTCTCGTCGCGATGGCCGCCGGCCGGCGATCGGGTTTCTGGTGGCACGAGTACCGAGGAAAGCTCCCCGAGGGCCACCTCGAGGTATCGGAGATCGAGCATCACGCTGTCCGCATCAGGACAGCGCAAACGGTGCATTTGCCCGGCCTGTTCCAGACGGAAGAACACGCCAGGGCCATTTTCGAGCTGGGTGTACCGAAACTTCCTCGCTTGCAGATCGAACTCAGGGTCGCGCACCGTATGGCGCGCCAGGCCGTCGTGACGGGCCCCGACCCGACGCCGTACACAGGGATCATCCACGAGGCGGCGTTGCGACTGGAGTTCGGCGGCCGCGAGGTCGCCAGAAAGCAACTGGAATACCTGGCGCAAGCCGCGGACCTCGAGCACGTCACGCTACTCGTCATCCCGTTCAGCGCGGGCGCCTTCCACGGCGCGGGACAGTCGATCCTGTACGCGGAAGGCCCGGTGCCCCAGTTGGACACCGTCCATCTGGACACGGCGTTCGGCGCACACTTCGTGGACGCTCCAGCACTCGTGACCAATTACCGCACCCTGCTCGACCTCATGGAGAGCTCCGCACTTCCGCCGGACGCGTCGCAGAGCTTCATCCGTTCCATCGCGCGTGAGCTGTGA
- a CDS encoding DUF397 domain-containing protein, translating into MNRPPWQRSSMCAGGGNNCLEIGAAKDGIALRESTDPEQVIRISPSAFRSLVREIKAGTPAWST; encoded by the coding sequence ATGAACCGTCCCCCTTGGCAACGCTCGTCCATGTGCGCGGGCGGCGGAAACAACTGCTTGGAGATCGGAGCTGCGAAGGACGGCATTGCCCTGCGCGAGAGCACCGACCCGGAACAGGTCATACGGATCAGCCCGAGCGCCTTCCGATCGCTGGTCCGCGAGATAAAGGCAGGCACCCCCGCCTGGAGCACCTGA
- a CDS encoding DUF397 domain-containing protein, translating to MSELSNRSWVKSSFSDAGGNNCIQVCANTYTVAIRESAEPGQVIRITPSAFRALVRETKASAPACAPDAGRTRRFIPCGAEFRTSRDIEETALSPDATQSFIRSIAREL from the coding sequence GTGAGCGAGTTGTCCAACCGTAGCTGGGTCAAGTCGTCGTTCTCCGATGCCGGCGGGAACAACTGCATACAGGTGTGCGCGAACACCTACACCGTAGCCATCCGCGAAAGCGCCGAACCGGGACAGGTCATACGAATCACCCCGAGCGCCTTCCGCGCGCTGGTCCGCGAGACAAAAGCAAGCGCCCCCGCCTGCGCGCCTGACGCGGGCCGGACTCGCCGATTCATTCCCTGCGGCGCAGAGTTCCGCACATCGCGGGACATCGAAGAAACCGCGCTCTCGCCGGACGCGACGCAGAGCTTCATCCGTTCCATCGCACGTGAGCTGTGA
- a CDS encoding DUF397 domain-containing protein has translation MNRPPWQRSSMCAGGGNNCLEIAAANDGIALRESTDPEQVIRTDPSAFRSLIRRIRASVPSHSA, from the coding sequence ATGAACCGTCCCCCTTGGCAACGCTCGTCCATGTGCGCGGGCGGCGGGAACAACTGCCTGGAGATCGCGGCCGCGAACGACGGGATCGCTCTGCGGGAGAGCACCGACCCTGAACAGGTCATACGGACCGATCCGAGCGCCTTCCGCTCGCTGATCCGCAGGATAAGAGCGAGCGTCCCCTCCCACAGCGCCTGA
- a CDS encoding Rossmann-fold NAD(P)-binding domain-containing protein yields MANNADVYPTPGTAYGVHVKAPADRIGAPDAVAYAVVWPAGDEVAVVHGSVMGVDESRTGVAVVAA; encoded by the coding sequence TTGGCGAACAACGCCGACGTCTACCCGACGCCCGGAACCGCCTACGGAGTGCACGTCAAAGCGCCGGCCGACCGGATCGGCGCGCCGGACGCCGTCGCCTACGCCGTGGTCTGGCCGGCGGGCGACGAGGTGGCCGTCGTGCACGGGAGCGTGATGGGCGTCGACGAAAGCAGGACGGGGGTCGCCGTCGTCGCCGCGTAG
- a CDS encoding beta/gamma crystallin domain-containing protein, whose amino-acid sequence MKLPVGRSLGVAAAAVAALAATALPAVAASDSAAAAPINRTNCNQNDYLEIHNNNGRDTLCFANAGEMPVAIYGVNWVESGNNSVTFQFQRNESDPRLETVTLGKWSQWNPGQPYLHKIIWIKIH is encoded by the coding sequence ATGAAGCTCCCTGTGGGCCGTTCCCTTGGCGTGGCCGCAGCGGCCGTTGCCGCACTGGCGGCCACCGCCCTGCCGGCCGTCGCCGCTTCCGACTCGGCCGCCGCCGCCCCGATCAACCGCACGAACTGCAACCAGAACGATTACCTGGAAATACACAACAACAATGGCCGCGACACGCTCTGCTTCGCCAACGCCGGCGAAATGCCCGTCGCCATTTACGGCGTCAACTGGGTCGAGTCCGGGAACAATAGCGTGACCTTCCAGTTCCAGCGGAATGAGAGCGACCCGCGGCTGGAGACCGTCACCCTCGGCAAGTGGAGCCAGTGGAACCCGGGACAGCCTTACCTCCACAAGATCATCTGGATCAAGATTCACTGA
- a CDS encoding SDR family NAD(P)-dependent oxidoreductase — translation MFSASPSRAWDVRRPPSAEGKVFLVTGGNAGIGYFVAEQLAATGAVVVLGSRDAAKAGAAMASIRSRVPGACLRRLPLDLADLSSLKTAVDASGLDRLDAVVHNAGVALDDPPRRETADGHELMFGTNHLGHFALTRWLAPLLNAAPAGRVVTVGSFAARSERLDPDDPQSVRDYRPKRSYGRSKLAQMTFGFALDRRLRAAGSTVLSVVAHPGGALDSLTPSRPPVHVTKPGERLRAWPAALLVQGKEAGAWPIVRAVLDPDVRGGQLWGPRVFGLRGVPRPEPVPSHMADRAAAARLWMASCELTGIEPHLGFGSR, via the coding sequence GTGTTTTCCGCCTCCCCGAGCCGGGCGTGGGACGTCCGCCGGCCGCCCTCCGCCGAGGGCAAGGTCTTCCTGGTCACCGGGGGCAATGCCGGGATCGGCTACTTCGTCGCGGAGCAACTCGCCGCCACCGGCGCCGTCGTCGTGCTCGGCAGCCGGGACGCCGCGAAGGCCGGCGCCGCCATGGCCTCGATCCGCTCGCGCGTGCCCGGCGCGTGCCTACGGCGCCTTCCCCTCGACCTCGCCGATCTGTCGTCCTTGAAGACCGCCGTGGACGCCTCGGGCCTCGACCGCCTCGACGCGGTGGTCCACAACGCGGGGGTCGCGCTCGACGACCCGCCGCGCCGGGAGACCGCCGACGGCCACGAGCTGATGTTCGGCACCAACCACCTCGGCCACTTCGCGCTCACCCGGTGGCTGGCGCCGCTGCTGAACGCGGCGCCGGCCGGCCGCGTCGTGACGGTCGGCAGCTTCGCGGCGCGGTCCGAGCGACTGGACCCGGACGATCCGCAGTCCGTCCGGGACTACCGGCCCAAGCGCAGCTACGGCCGGTCCAAACTGGCGCAGATGACCTTCGGCTTCGCACTCGACCGCCGCCTGCGCGCCGCCGGCAGCACGGTGCTCAGCGTGGTCGCGCACCCCGGCGGCGCGCTCGACTCCCTCACCCCGTCGCGCCCGCCGGTGCACGTGACGAAGCCCGGCGAGCGGCTGCGCGCCTGGCCCGCCGCGCTCCTGGTGCAAGGCAAGGAAGCCGGAGCCTGGCCCATCGTCCGTGCCGTCCTCGACCCGGACGTGCGGGGAGGGCAGTTGTGGGGCCCGAGGGTCTTCGGCCTGCGCGGCGTCCCGCGGCCTGAGCCCGTCCCTTCCCACATGGCCGACCGGGCCGCCGCCGCCCGCCTGTGGATGGCCAGTTGCGAGCTGACCGGCATCGAACCGCACCTCGGCTTCGGTTCGCGGTAG
- a CDS encoding putative quinol monooxygenase, protein MAFGFVAFHYPAPEHLDAFVREAHRVADAARQQPGFLSVGVWVTPDGDAVVTTGAYESEAAFRAASEVGREMGATPDGISDLEVRPREVHFLLSR, encoded by the coding sequence ATGGCGTTCGGTTTCGTCGCCTTCCATTACCCCGCCCCTGAACACCTCGACGCGTTCGTCCGCGAGGCCCATCGGGTCGCCGACGCGGCGCGGCAGCAGCCCGGGTTCCTGTCCGTCGGCGTCTGGGTCACCCCGGACGGCGACGCCGTCGTCACCACCGGCGCGTACGAGTCCGAGGCGGCCTTCCGGGCGGCGTCCGAGGTCGGCCGCGAGATGGGCGCGACGCCCGACGGCATCAGCGACCTCGAAGTCAGGCCCCGCGAGGTCCACTTCCTCCTGTCCCGCTAG
- a CDS encoding TetR/AcrR family transcriptional regulator — protein MGALRTPREKWIEAGLEALASGGVDSVRVEVLAKAMGVTKGGFYGYFADREALLTAMLDTWERESVDDVIVRVEREGGDVRDRVRLAGQLTFSGDRLLPIDLAVREWARRDPAVAERLRRVDNKRVQLLRDALGTFCTDPDEVEARALLAFCTAIGSHFLAADHPGTTRATVIARAADLVLGVRQGTAPTE, from the coding sequence ATGGGCGCATTGCGCACACCGCGCGAGAAGTGGATCGAGGCGGGGCTGGAGGCCCTGGCCTCGGGCGGGGTGGACTCGGTGCGGGTCGAGGTGCTCGCCAAGGCGATGGGCGTGACCAAGGGCGGCTTCTACGGGTACTTCGCCGACCGCGAAGCCCTGCTGACGGCGATGCTGGACACCTGGGAGCGCGAGAGCGTCGACGACGTCATCGTCCGGGTCGAGCGCGAGGGCGGCGACGTACGAGACAGGGTCCGCCTGGCCGGGCAGCTCACCTTCTCCGGTGACCGCCTGCTCCCCATCGACCTGGCCGTGCGCGAGTGGGCCCGCCGCGACCCCGCCGTCGCCGAGCGCCTGCGCCGCGTGGACAACAAGCGCGTGCAACTCCTGCGCGACGCGCTCGGCACCTTCTGCACCGACCCGGACGAGGTCGAGGCCCGCGCCCTGCTCGCCTTCTGCACGGCGATCGGCAGCCACTTCCTCGCCGCCGACCACCCCGGCACCACCCGCGCCACGGTCATCGCCCGCGCCGCCGACCTCGTCCTCGGCGTCCGCCAGGGCACCGCACCCACCGAGTGA
- the mnmA gene encoding tRNA 2-thiouridine(34) synthase MnmA: MTDFPGAPDPQAPRKGLRVLAAMSGGVDSAVAAARAVEAGHDVTGVHLALSANPQSFRTGARGCCTIEDSRDARRAADVIGIPFYCWDLAERFREDVVEDFVAEYEAGRTPNPCLRCNEKIKFAALLDKALALGFDAVCTGHYATVVLNEDGTRELHRASDMAKDQSYVLGVLDERQLAHAMFPLGDTLTTKEEIRAEAERRGLAVAKKPDSHDICFIADGDTRGFLAKRLGTAEGDIVDETGAKVGTHEGAYGFTIGQRKGLRLGHPAPDGKPRYVLDISPVNNTVTVGPAEALDVSALTAIRPRWCGVAPTGPGHYTAQLRAHGGETPVTAELVDGVLQVTFTSPVRGVAPGQAIVLYDGTRVVGSATIATTERAVAA, translated from the coding sequence ATGACTGACTTCCCGGGTGCACCCGATCCCCAGGCCCCCCGCAAGGGGCTCCGCGTCCTCGCCGCCATGTCCGGCGGCGTCGATTCCGCCGTCGCGGCGGCCCGCGCCGTCGAAGCGGGTCACGACGTGACCGGCGTGCACCTGGCCCTGTCGGCCAACCCGCAGTCCTTCCGCACCGGCGCCCGCGGCTGCTGCACCATCGAGGACTCCCGCGACGCCCGCCGCGCCGCCGACGTGATCGGCATCCCCTTCTACTGCTGGGACCTGGCCGAGCGCTTCCGCGAGGACGTCGTCGAGGACTTCGTCGCCGAGTACGAGGCCGGCCGCACCCCCAACCCCTGCCTGCGCTGCAACGAGAAGATCAAGTTCGCGGCGCTGCTGGACAAGGCGCTCGCCCTGGGCTTCGACGCCGTCTGCACCGGCCACTACGCGACGGTCGTCCTCAACGAGGACGGCACCCGCGAGCTGCACCGCGCCAGCGACATGGCCAAGGACCAGTCCTACGTCCTCGGCGTCCTGGACGAGCGCCAGCTCGCGCACGCGATGTTCCCCCTCGGTGACACGCTCACCACCAAGGAGGAGATCCGCGCCGAGGCCGAGCGCCGCGGCCTGGCCGTCGCGAAGAAGCCGGACAGCCACGACATCTGCTTCATCGCCGACGGCGACACCCGCGGCTTCCTGGCCAAGCGCCTCGGCACCGCCGAGGGCGACATCGTCGACGAGACGGGCGCCAAGGTCGGCACCCACGAGGGGGCCTACGGCTTCACCATCGGCCAGCGCAAGGGCCTCCGCCTCGGCCACCCGGCCCCGGACGGCAAGCCGCGCTACGTCCTCGACATCTCCCCGGTGAACAACACCGTCACCGTCGGCCCCGCCGAGGCCCTGGACGTCTCCGCCCTCACCGCGATCCGCCCCCGCTGGTGCGGCGTCGCCCCCACCGGCCCCGGCCACTACACCGCCCAACTCCGGGCCCACGGCGGCGAGACCCCGGTCACGGCGGAACTCGTGGACGGCGTCCTCCAGGTCACCTTCACCAGCCCCGTCCGCGGCGTCGCCCCCGGCCAGGCGATCGTCCTGTACGACGGGACCCGCGTCGTCGGCTCGGCGACGATCGCGACGACGGAACGGGCCGTCGCGGCCTGA
- a CDS encoding cysteine desulfurase family protein, with protein MAYLDHAATTPMLPEAAAAMTAQLATTGNASSLHAAGRRARRTVEEARESLAAALGARPSEVVFTAGGTEADNLAVKGLYWSRRAADPARTRVLASPVEHHAVLDAVDWLAAHEGATVEYLPVDAHGRVHPEALREAIARDPADVALVTVMWANNEIGTVQPVAELAAVAADFGVPMHADAVQAVGQLDVDFAVSGLAAMTVSGHKIGGPYGIGALLLGRSHTPVPLLHGGGQERHVRSGTLDVPAIAAFAVAGTLAAGRREEFAREVGALRDRLIAGVLEAVPDAVLGGDPDPAGRLPANAHFSFPGCEGDSLLLLLDAQGIECSTGSACTAGVAQPSHVVLATGTDPELARGTLRFSLGHTSTEADVAAVLEAIGPAVKRARSAGLS; from the coding sequence ATGGCCTACCTCGACCACGCAGCCACCACTCCGATGCTCCCGGAGGCGGCAGCGGCGATGACCGCCCAGCTCGCCACGACCGGAAACGCCTCGTCGCTGCACGCCGCAGGGCGCCGCGCGCGCCGCACCGTCGAGGAGGCCCGCGAGTCGCTCGCCGCCGCACTCGGCGCCCGCCCCAGCGAGGTCGTCTTCACGGCCGGCGGCACGGAGGCGGACAACCTCGCCGTGAAGGGCCTGTACTGGTCCCGCCGCGCGGCTGACCCCGCGCGGACCCGCGTCCTCGCCAGCCCGGTGGAGCACCACGCCGTCCTCGACGCGGTCGACTGGCTGGCGGCCCATGAGGGCGCCACCGTCGAGTATCTGCCGGTCGACGCGCACGGCAGGGTGCACCCGGAGGCGCTCCGCGAGGCGATAGCCCGCGACCCGGCGGACGTCGCCCTGGTCACGGTCATGTGGGCCAACAACGAGATCGGCACGGTCCAGCCGGTCGCCGAACTCGCCGCCGTGGCGGCGGATTTCGGCGTCCCGATGCACGCCGACGCCGTCCAGGCGGTGGGCCAGCTGGACGTGGACTTCGCCGTGTCCGGCCTGGCCGCGATGACCGTCAGCGGCCACAAGATCGGCGGCCCGTACGGCATCGGCGCGCTGCTGCTGGGCCGCAGCCACACGCCCGTCCCGCTGCTGCACGGCGGCGGCCAGGAGCGGCACGTGCGCTCGGGCACGTTGGACGTCCCCGCGATCGCCGCGTTCGCGGTGGCGGGCACGCTGGCGGCCGGACGCCGGGAGGAGTTCGCGCGGGAGGTCGGCGCCCTCCGGGACCGGCTGATCGCCGGCGTCCTGGAGGCCGTCCCCGACGCGGTCCTCGGCGGCGACCCGGACCCGGCGGGCCGCCTCCCCGCCAACGCCCACTTCTCGTTCCCCGGCTGCGAGGGCGACTCGCTCCTGCTGCTGCTGGACGCCCAGGGCATCGAGTGCTCGACGGGCTCGGCCTGCACCGCCGGCGTCGCCCAGCCCAGCCACGTCGTCCTCGCCACCGGCACGGACCCGGAGCTGGCCCGCGGCACGCTCCGCTTCTCGCTCGGCCACACGTCGACGGAGGCGGACGTGGCGGCGGTCCTGGAGGCGATCGGCCCGGCGGTGAAGCGGGCGAGGAGCGCGGGCCTGAGCTAG
- a CDS encoding TIGR03086 family metal-binding protein: MPDTENVPDPRPKLRRAVAQLAAVAAAVRPERLNDPTPCTEYDVRGLLGHVLGAARALTEVASSGGYRPSGPPATPQVADDGWAAALDEAGSRLVAAWDDESVLTAMYDVPWGKSPGYGVISFLVLETVVHTWDLNEAIGRPVELDPELSEHALKVAETLPPEGREGAFGAARPAPEGADVHTRLAARTGRPLG, from the coding sequence GTGCCCGACACCGAGAACGTTCCCGACCCGCGCCCTAAGCTGCGCCGGGCCGTCGCGCAGCTTGCCGCCGTCGCCGCCGCCGTGCGGCCGGAGCGGCTGAACGACCCGACCCCCTGTACCGAGTACGACGTCCGCGGGCTGCTGGGGCACGTCCTCGGCGCCGCCCGTGCGCTGACGGAGGTCGCCTCCAGTGGCGGGTACCGGCCGAGCGGGCCGCCCGCCACGCCGCAGGTGGCGGACGACGGGTGGGCCGCCGCCCTCGACGAGGCCGGCTCCCGGCTCGTCGCCGCCTGGGACGACGAGTCCGTGCTGACGGCCATGTACGACGTGCCGTGGGGGAAGTCGCCCGGATACGGCGTGATCAGCTTCCTGGTGCTGGAGACGGTCGTCCACACCTGGGACCTCAACGAGGCGATCGGCCGGCCCGTCGAGCTCGACCCGGAGCTGTCCGAGCACGCCCTGAAGGTGGCCGAGACGCTGCCGCCCGAGGGCAGGGAGGGCGCCTTCGGCGCCGCCCGGCCGGCTCCCGAGGGGGCCGACGTCCACACCCGGCTGGCGGCGCGGACCGGCCGCCCTCTGGGCTGA
- a CDS encoding thioesterase family protein: protein MALASIGNSEFDRDTAITPRAPGVTEDGTAAHDVHIHQGWTLFGAANGGYLLALTARALADTLPHPDPFTVTAHYLSATRPGPAVVRSSRAHTRRSLSTGQASLFQTADDGTEVERLRVLATYGDLDALPDDIRTTAKPPELPPREHCVSREDLGSGEGFGAAEIVARLDLALDPATAGWATGGPTGPGEMRGWFDFADGRDPDPLSLLLAADALPPTPFDLGIIGWVPTVELTVHIRRRPAPGPLRIAVVTRNLAGGFLEEDAEIWDSADRLVAQSRQLARMLG, encoded by the coding sequence ATGGCACTGGCAAGCATCGGCAACAGCGAGTTCGACCGGGACACCGCGATCACGCCGCGCGCCCCGGGCGTGACGGAGGACGGCACCGCCGCGCACGACGTCCACATCCACCAGGGCTGGACGCTCTTCGGCGCGGCCAACGGCGGCTACCTCCTCGCCCTCACGGCCCGGGCCCTCGCGGACACCCTCCCGCACCCCGACCCGTTCACCGTCACCGCCCACTACCTGAGCGCCACCCGGCCGGGCCCGGCCGTCGTCCGCAGCAGCCGGGCGCACACCCGCCGGTCGCTCTCCACCGGCCAGGCGAGCCTGTTCCAGACGGCCGACGACGGCACCGAGGTCGAACGGCTGCGGGTCCTCGCCACCTACGGCGACCTGGACGCGCTCCCCGACGACATACGCACCACCGCCAAGCCGCCGGAGCTGCCGCCGCGCGAGCACTGCGTCTCCCGCGAGGACCTCGGCAGCGGCGAGGGCTTCGGCGCCGCCGAGATCGTCGCCCGCCTCGACCTGGCGCTCGACCCCGCCACCGCCGGCTGGGCGACCGGCGGCCCGACGGGCCCGGGCGAGATGCGCGGCTGGTTCGACTTCGCGGACGGCCGCGACCCGGACCCGCTCTCGCTCCTCCTCGCCGCCGACGCGCTCCCGCCCACCCCGTTCGACCTGGGCATCATCGGCTGGGTCCCGACGGTCGAACTCACCGTCCACATCCGCCGCCGCCCCGCCCCGGGCCCCCTCCGCATCGCGGTCGTCACCCGCAACCTCGCGGGCGGCTTCCTGGAGGAGGACGCGGAGATCTGGGACAGCGCGGACCGGCTGGTGGCGCAGTCGCGGCAGCTGGCGCGGATGCTGGGCTGA
- a CDS encoding trimeric intracellular cation channel family protein, translated as MLTDLFSPSVQHWLDIAGIFVFAISGALLGVRKNFDVFGMAVLAEVTALGGGLFRDLVIGAVPPAAFSDLGYFVTPLIATLIVFFLHPEVERITSAVNVFDAAGLGLFCVTGTVKAYGHGLGLTQSATLGLATAVGGGVLRDVLAHEVPSLLRWDRDLYAVPAMAGAATAALMLKSGVLHGPTNAIPVVVGCGLRLLSMRFHWRAPRAWHRRSAAAEEVRPGVGPHLTPRKATRR; from the coding sequence GTGCTCACCGATCTGTTCTCCCCCTCCGTCCAGCACTGGCTGGACATCGCCGGGATCTTCGTCTTCGCGATCTCCGGCGCGCTGCTCGGCGTCCGCAAGAACTTCGACGTCTTCGGCATGGCGGTGCTGGCGGAGGTCACGGCACTGGGCGGAGGTCTCTTCCGGGACCTGGTCATCGGTGCCGTGCCGCCCGCCGCCTTCAGTGACCTCGGCTACTTCGTCACCCCGCTGATCGCCACGCTGATCGTCTTCTTCCTGCACCCCGAGGTGGAACGGATCACCAGCGCGGTGAACGTCTTCGACGCCGCCGGGCTCGGCCTCTTCTGCGTCACCGGGACGGTCAAGGCGTACGGGCACGGGCTCGGCCTCACCCAGTCCGCCACCCTCGGGCTGGCCACGGCGGTGGGCGGGGGAGTGCTGCGCGACGTCCTCGCCCACGAGGTGCCGTCGCTGCTGCGCTGGGACCGCGACCTGTACGCCGTCCCGGCCATGGCCGGCGCCGCGACGGCGGCGCTGATGCTGAAGTCCGGCGTGCTGCACGGGCCCACCAACGCCATCCCGGTGGTCGTCGGCTGCGGGCTGCGGCTGCTCTCGATGCGCTTCCACTGGCGGGCCCCGCGCGCCTGGCACCGGCGGAGCGCGGCGGCGGAGGAGGTGCGGCCCGGGGTCGGGCCGCACCTCACTCCCCGTAAGGCTACCCGCCGGTAA
- a CDS encoding ABC transporter ATP-binding protein, protein MPLDKEAASATPEVRPLLRVDGLVKHFPITKGLLRRQVGAVHAVDGISFDVRPGETLGVVGESGCGKSTMGRLVTRLLEPTGGTVEFEGRDISHLGVGGMRPMRRDIQMIFQDPYSSLNPRHTVGTIVGAPFRLQGITPEGGVKKEVQRLLGLVGLNPEHYNRYPHEFSGGQRQRIGIARALALKPKLVIADEPVSALDVSIQAQVVNLLDDLQDELGLTYIIIAHDLSVIRHVSDRIAVMYLGKIVELTDRSSLYSTPMHPYTKALLSAVPVPDPRRRAKRERILLKGDVPSPISPPSGCRFHTRCWKATEVCRTDEPVLTALRPGHQVACHHPEPVEPAEPAEGEAA, encoded by the coding sequence ATCCCGCTCGACAAGGAGGCGGCTTCCGCCACCCCGGAGGTACGTCCCCTGCTCCGCGTGGACGGCCTGGTCAAACACTTCCCGATCACCAAGGGGCTGCTGCGCCGCCAGGTCGGCGCCGTGCACGCCGTGGACGGCATCAGCTTCGACGTCCGCCCCGGCGAGACCCTGGGCGTGGTCGGCGAGTCGGGCTGCGGCAAGTCCACCATGGGCCGGCTGGTCACCCGGCTGCTCGAACCCACCGGCGGGACCGTGGAGTTCGAGGGCCGGGACATCTCCCACCTGGGGGTGGGCGGGATGCGCCCGATGCGCCGGGACATCCAGATGATCTTCCAGGACCCGTACTCCTCGCTGAACCCCCGGCACACCGTCGGCACCATCGTCGGCGCGCCCTTCCGGCTCCAGGGCATCACGCCGGAGGGCGGGGTGAAGAAGGAGGTGCAGCGGCTGCTGGGGCTGGTGGGTCTCAACCCCGAGCACTACAACCGCTACCCGCACGAGTTCTCCGGCGGTCAGCGGCAGCGCATCGGCATCGCCCGCGCGCTGGCGCTCAAGCCGAAGCTGGTGATCGCCGACGAGCCGGTCTCCGCGCTGGACGTCTCGATCCAGGCCCAGGTGGTCAACCTGCTGGACGACCTCCAGGACGAGCTCGGGCTGACGTACATCATCATCGCCCACGACCTGTCGGTGATCCGGCACGTCTCGGACCGGATCGCGGTGATGTACCTGGGGAAGATCGTGGAGCTGACCGACCGCAGCTCGCTCTACAGCACCCCCATGCACCCGTACACCAAGGCCCTCCTCTCGGCCGTGCCGGTGCCCGACCCGCGGCGGCGGGCCAAGCGGGAGCGCATCCTGCTCAAGGGCGACGTCCCGTCGCCGATCTCGCCGCCGTCGGGCTGCCGGTTCCACACCCGGTGCTGGAAGGCGACGGAGGTGTGCCGGACGGACGAGCCGGTGCTGACCGCGCTGCGGCCCGGCCACCAGGTGGCGTGCCACCACCCGGAGCCGGTGGAGCCGGCGGAGCCCGCGGAGGGGGAGGCGGCCTGA